Proteins from a genomic interval of Sphingopyxis sp. QXT-31:
- a CDS encoding NupC/NupG family nucleoside CNT transporter yields the protein MESLIGLLGIVALLAIAVLFSSNRRWIRPRVVVPAFLLQAGFAILVLGTPWGRVVIGAMSTGVSNLLSYADEGTKFLFGEVLTQPPYGKAVFAIGALPVIVFFASLISVLYYLGVMQQIIKWVGGGIQKITGVTKVESLGAAANIFVGQSESPLVIRPYLAGLTPSQLFTIMTVGMAGVAGTILGAYAGMIGEHLLPYLLAASFMSAPGGILMAKIMMPDDPKDIGIEPIVMPEASHDEEKPANIIMAAAQGAQTGVKLAVAVGAVVLAFVALVALANGLLAGIGGWFDVEGLSFQSIIGQIFRPVMWLMGVPWAESDAVGALFGSKIVLNEFVAFIDLGNMQKAGGLSPTSIAIGTFALCGFANFSSIAIQMAVTGSLAPNQRPMIAKLGLKALLAGSLSNLMSAALAGLILSVTPPLTTPEDKAPVAVPAAAPASAPATAPPATESAPAAPTDTAAPKQP from the coding sequence ATGGAAAGCCTGATCGGTCTGCTCGGCATCGTCGCATTGCTTGCGATCGCCGTGCTGTTTTCGTCGAACCGCCGCTGGATTCGCCCGCGCGTCGTCGTGCCCGCCTTCCTGCTGCAAGCGGGGTTCGCGATCCTGGTGCTCGGCACGCCGTGGGGCCGTGTCGTCATCGGGGCAATGTCGACCGGCGTCTCGAACCTTTTGAGCTATGCCGACGAGGGCACGAAATTCCTGTTCGGCGAAGTGCTGACCCAGCCACCCTATGGCAAGGCGGTGTTCGCGATCGGCGCGCTGCCGGTGATCGTCTTCTTCGCGTCGCTGATCTCGGTCCTCTATTATCTGGGCGTGATGCAGCAGATCATCAAATGGGTCGGCGGCGGCATCCAGAAGATCACGGGCGTGACGAAGGTCGAGAGCCTGGGCGCCGCGGCGAACATCTTCGTGGGACAGAGCGAGAGCCCGCTGGTCATCCGGCCCTATCTGGCGGGGCTGACCCCGTCGCAGCTGTTCACGATAATGACCGTCGGCATGGCGGGGGTCGCGGGCACGATCCTCGGCGCCTATGCGGGGATGATCGGCGAGCATCTGCTCCCCTATCTGCTCGCGGCGAGCTTCATGTCGGCGCCGGGCGGTATCCTGATGGCGAAGATCATGATGCCCGACGATCCCAAGGATATCGGGATCGAGCCGATCGTGATGCCCGAGGCGAGCCACGACGAGGAAAAGCCCGCGAACATCATCATGGCCGCGGCGCAGGGTGCACAGACCGGCGTCAAGCTGGCGGTCGCGGTGGGCGCGGTGGTGCTCGCCTTCGTCGCGCTGGTCGCGCTGGCGAATGGCCTGCTCGCCGGGATCGGCGGCTGGTTCGATGTCGAGGGGCTGTCGTTCCAGTCGATCATCGGCCAGATCTTCCGCCCCGTAATGTGGCTGATGGGGGTGCCCTGGGCCGAATCGGACGCGGTCGGCGCACTGTTCGGCAGCAAGATCGTGCTCAACGAATTCGTCGCCTTCATCGACCTCGGCAATATGCAGAAGGCGGGCGGATTGTCGCCGACGTCGATCGCCATCGGCACCTTTGCGCTCTGCGGTTTCGCCAATTTCAGCTCGATCGCGATCCAGATGGCAGTCACCGGCAGCCTCGCGCCGAACCAGCGGCCGATGATCGCCAAGCTGGGGTTGAAGGCGCTGCTCGCGGGAAGCCTGTCGAACCTGATGTCGGCGGCGCTCGCGGGGCTGATCCTGAGCGTGACGCCGCCGTTGACGACGCCGGAGGATAAGGCGCCGGTGGCGGTGCCCGCGGCTGCGCCCGCGAGCGCGCCCGCCACCGCTCCGCCCGCCACCGAGTCAGCGCCGGCTGCGCCTACGGACACGGCGGCGCCCAAGCAGCCCTGA
- a CDS encoding beta/gamma crystallin-related protein, giving the protein MKAVHRLSIAGAFAASLTGGLLAVSAAQTPEERMYRPPEATIYRDAGYRGPAVFVGEAKTNLGLAWPVNSVRIASGRWELCERTRYRGQCRTVERDTPMLGSVLRGMTVQSMRPVRGGGGGGGWNPNPPANDQSTRGQFAEFHTQPGTNGTRVLACTSGSATAACAARSADTWCRSIGWNGSAREHMETVNRREYLADVLCVRSGY; this is encoded by the coding sequence ATGAAAGCCGTCCATCGTCTGTCCATCGCCGGCGCCTTCGCGGCGTCGCTGACCGGGGGGCTGCTCGCCGTCTCGGCCGCGCAAACCCCCGAAGAGCGCATGTACCGCCCACCCGAGGCCACCATCTATCGCGACGCGGGCTATCGCGGCCCCGCGGTGTTCGTCGGCGAGGCCAAGACCAATTTGGGGCTCGCCTGGCCGGTCAATTCGGTGCGCATCGCGAGCGGCCGCTGGGAGCTATGCGAAAGGACGCGCTATCGCGGGCAGTGCCGCACCGTCGAGCGCGACACGCCAATGCTGGGCAGCGTGCTGCGCGGGATGACCGTCCAGTCGATGCGCCCGGTCCGCGGCGGCGGGGGGGGCGGCGGATGGAACCCCAATCCCCCCGCGAACGATCAGAGCACGCGCGGCCAATTCGCCGAGTTCCACACCCAGCCCGGTACCAACGGCACTCGCGTGCTTGCCTGCACCAGCGGCTCGGCGACCGCGGCCTGCGCCGCGCGCAGCGCCGACACATGGTGCCGCTCGATCGGCTGGAACGGGTCGGCGCGCGAGCATATGGAGACGGTGAACCGCCGCGAATATCTGGCCGACGTGCTGTGCGTCCGCTCGGGTTATTGA
- a CDS encoding epoxide hydrolase family protein, translating into MQVDNIRPFEVAVPQAALDDLKARLAIARWPEKETVDDWDQGVPLAYAQELAAYWQDDYDWRRIEARLNAHPNFLATVDGLDIHFLHIRSDNVAARPLILTHGWPGSVLEFLDVIEPLSADYHLVIPSLPGYGFSGKPTEAKWSVEHIAAGWDALMAALGYDRYFAQGGDWGSAVTCAIGGNHADRCAGIHVNMIVGQPDPATMTDLTDDEKAYLARFGWYRAKDNGYSTQQATRPQTIGYALADSPVGQMCWIVEKCHGWTDCGHHPGGQSIGGHPEKALSRDAMLDTVSLYWLTNSAASSARLYWHSFAQFGFGEIHVPTGCSLFPNEIMRLSRRWAEGRYKNIVYWNELDKGGHFAAWEQPELFAREVRAAFAGMSL; encoded by the coding sequence ATGCAGGTCGACAATATCCGTCCGTTCGAGGTCGCGGTGCCGCAGGCGGCGCTGGACGATCTGAAGGCGCGCCTCGCGATCGCACGCTGGCCCGAAAAGGAGACGGTCGACGACTGGGACCAGGGCGTGCCACTCGCCTATGCGCAGGAACTAGCGGCCTATTGGCAGGACGATTACGACTGGCGCCGGATCGAGGCGCGGCTCAACGCGCATCCCAATTTTCTCGCGACCGTCGATGGCCTCGACATCCATTTCCTCCACATCCGCTCGGATAATGTCGCCGCGCGGCCGCTTATCCTGACCCACGGCTGGCCGGGGTCGGTGCTCGAATTCCTCGATGTGATCGAGCCCCTGTCGGCCGACTATCATCTCGTGATCCCCTCGCTCCCCGGCTACGGCTTTTCGGGCAAGCCGACCGAGGCCAAATGGAGCGTCGAGCATATCGCCGCTGGATGGGACGCGCTGATGGCGGCGCTCGGCTACGACCGCTATTTCGCGCAGGGCGGCGACTGGGGCAGCGCGGTGACCTGCGCGATCGGCGGCAACCATGCCGACCGCTGCGCGGGCATCCACGTCAACATGATCGTCGGCCAGCCCGACCCCGCGACGATGACCGACCTCACCGACGACGAGAAGGCCTATCTCGCGCGCTTCGGCTGGTACCGCGCCAAGGACAATGGCTATTCGACGCAGCAGGCGACGCGGCCGCAGACGATCGGTTACGCGCTCGCCGACTCGCCCGTCGGGCAGATGTGCTGGATCGTCGAGAAATGCCACGGCTGGACCGATTGCGGCCACCACCCCGGCGGCCAGTCGATCGGGGGTCACCCCGAAAAGGCGCTCAGCCGCGACGCGATGCTCGACACCGTCAGCCTCTACTGGCTCACCAACAGCGCGGCCTCGTCGGCGCGGCTCTATTGGCACAGTTTCGCTCAGTTCGGCTTCGGCGAGATCCATGTGCCGACCGGGTGCAGCCTCTTCCCCAACGAGATCATGCGCCTGTCGCGCCGCTGGGCCGAGGGTCGCTACAAGAATATCGTTTACTGGAACGAACTCGACAAAGGAGGCCATTTTGCCGCGTGGGAGCAGCCAGAACTCTTCGCCCGCGAGGTTCGCGCCGCTTTCGCCGGAATGAGCCTCTGA
- a CDS encoding 3-hydroxyacyl-CoA dehydrogenase NAD-binding domain-containing protein, producing MIVGVIGAGQMGAGIAQVSAGAGHDVLLSDIDLARAEAGKAGIAKALGRLVAKDKMSQGDADALLCRIAPVADHSAFAPADLVIEAATEREEIKRAIFASVGQHLSGTAILASNTSSIPITRLAQAAPDPARFIGVHFFNPVPVMGLIELIRGLATSDDTLATVEAYGRGLGKEIVHANDAPGFIVNRVLMPLINEAIFALGEGVATMQDIDAGCRLGLNHPMGPITLADFIGLDTCLEIIRVLHSGTGDPKFRPAPLLVKYVEAGWVGRKAGRGFYDWTGETPVPTR from the coding sequence ATGATCGTCGGCGTCATCGGGGCAGGGCAAATGGGCGCGGGCATCGCGCAGGTCTCGGCGGGCGCGGGCCATGATGTCCTGCTCTCCGACATCGACCTTGCGCGCGCCGAAGCGGGCAAGGCGGGCATCGCCAAGGCGCTCGGCCGCCTCGTCGCCAAGGACAAGATGAGCCAGGGCGACGCCGACGCGCTGCTCTGCCGCATCGCCCCCGTCGCCGACCATAGCGCCTTCGCCCCCGCCGACCTCGTCATCGAGGCCGCGACCGAGCGCGAGGAGATCAAGCGCGCGATCTTCGCCAGTGTCGGCCAGCATCTCTCAGGCACCGCGATCCTCGCCAGCAACACCAGCTCGATCCCGATCACCCGCTTGGCGCAGGCCGCGCCCGACCCGGCGCGCTTCATCGGCGTCCACTTCTTCAACCCCGTGCCGGTGATGGGGCTCATCGAACTGATCCGCGGCCTTGCGACCAGCGACGACACCTTGGCGACGGTCGAGGCCTATGGCCGCGGGCTCGGCAAGGAGATCGTCCACGCCAACGACGCCCCCGGCTTCATCGTCAACCGCGTGCTGATGCCGCTGATCAACGAGGCGATCTTTGCCTTGGGCGAGGGCGTCGCGACGATGCAGGACATCGATGCCGGCTGCCGTCTCGGGCTCAACCACCCGATGGGCCCGATCACCCTCGCCGACTTCATCGGCCTCGACACCTGCCTCGAAATCATCCGCGTGTTGCACAGCGGCACCGGCGATCCCAAATTCCGCCCCGCGCCGTTGCTCGTCAAATATGTCGAGGCCGGCTGGGTCGGCAGGAAGGCCGGGCGCGGCTTCTACGACTGGACGGGCGAGACGCCCGTACCGACGCGGTGA
- the egtD gene encoding L-histidine N(alpha)-methyltransferase, translating to MGVVRHLRQVDADAAGVDIAFRADVHAGLSQAQKAVPARWFYDATGSALFEDITALPEYYPTRSETDLLKRHAAAIAAAIGPGRAVVELGSGSSTKTPLLLGAMQPAAYVPVDISGDFLRDSALALAARFPELAIYPVEADFTQRVALPREICLLPKLGFFPGSTIGNMVARTAIDLLRNWRETLGDGSLLLIGIDRIKDAGILELAYDDPAGVTAAFNLNLLTRINRELGGDIPVENFEHKAVWDDVHARIEMHLVAACDMDFIVDGRAYHMAKGETIHSENSHKYGPRDANLLLRAGGWTPLATWDDADPKFALILAQATEFRSAP from the coding sequence ATGGGCGTTGTTCGCCATCTTCGGCAGGTCGATGCCGATGCCGCCGGCGTGGACATCGCCTTCCGCGCCGATGTCCATGCGGGCCTCAGCCAGGCGCAAAAGGCGGTTCCCGCGCGCTGGTTCTACGACGCGACCGGCTCGGCGCTGTTCGAGGACATCACCGCGCTCCCCGAATATTATCCGACGCGCAGCGAGACCGACCTCTTGAAACGCCACGCCGCCGCCATCGCCGCGGCGATCGGCCCCGGCCGCGCGGTGGTCGAACTCGGCTCGGGCAGCTCGACCAAGACGCCGCTGCTGCTCGGGGCGATGCAGCCCGCCGCCTATGTGCCCGTCGATATCTCGGGCGATTTCCTCCGCGACAGCGCGCTCGCACTCGCGGCGCGCTTCCCCGAGCTCGCCATCTATCCGGTCGAGGCCGATTTCACCCAGCGTGTCGCGCTGCCGCGCGAGATCTGCCTCTTGCCCAAGCTGGGTTTCTTCCCCGGCTCGACGATCGGCAATATGGTCGCGCGCACCGCGATCGACCTGCTGCGCAATTGGCGCGAGACGCTCGGCGATGGCTCTTTGCTGCTGATCGGCATCGACCGGATCAAGGACGCCGGCATCCTCGAGCTCGCCTATGACGATCCGGCGGGGGTCACTGCGGCGTTCAACCTCAACCTCCTCACGCGGATCAACCGCGAGCTCGGCGGCGATATCCCGGTGGAGAATTTCGAGCACAAGGCCGTGTGGGACGATGTCCATGCGCGCATCGAAATGCATCTCGTCGCCGCCTGCGACATGGATTTCATCGTCGATGGCCGCGCCTATCATATGGCGAAGGGCGAGACGATCCACAGCGAGAACAGCCACAAATATGGCCCGCGCGACGCGAATCTGCTGCTCCGCGCCGGCGGCTGGACCCCGCTCGCGACGTGGGACGACGCCGACCCCAAATTCGCGCTGATCCTCGCGCAGGCGACCGAGTTCCGCTCGGCCCCCTGA
- the egtB gene encoding ergothioneine biosynthesis protein EgtB, which produces MASQKDASPLTGDTDEAMALASRFAATRRLSLDLVATLSDADASAQSMPDASPAKWHLAHTTWFFETFVLRDHVPGYELFDARYPFLFNSYYEAEGPRHARPQRGLLTRPSLDEVRVWRAHVDAAVQSAIPDLPRAALKLVELGIHHEQQHQELLLTDVKHLFAQNPLGPAVWEKDAIANEVAQISAVSADAGPMRWIKGAEGVVRIGHAGEDFAFDCELPQFSALLTPHALASRLVTNGEWQAFIADGGYHTPSLWLADGWAWVQEQDVHAPAYWHEGRQFTLAGWQAIDPAAPVTHISFFEADAFAGWAGARLPTEFEWEAAASALDPHGGAQLDAAGPVQPAALAGDTEPQQMFGSVWEWTGSAYRPYPGFRAAPGAVGEYNGKFMSGQFVLRGGSVATPRGHIRASYRNFFYPHQRWQFTGVRLAKDL; this is translated from the coding sequence ATGGCCAGCCAGAAAGATGCTTCGCCCCTGACCGGCGACACCGATGAGGCGATGGCGCTGGCCAGCCGCTTCGCCGCGACGCGCCGTCTGTCGCTCGACCTCGTCGCCACCCTGTCGGACGCCGATGCCAGCGCGCAGTCGATGCCCGACGCCTCGCCCGCCAAATGGCACCTCGCGCACACGACCTGGTTCTTCGAAACCTTCGTGCTGCGCGACCATGTGCCGGGCTATGAATTGTTCGACGCGCGCTACCCCTTCCTCTTCAACAGCTATTATGAGGCCGAGGGACCGCGCCACGCGCGCCCGCAGCGTGGCCTCTTGACGCGACCCTCGCTCGACGAGGTGCGCGTCTGGCGCGCCCATGTCGACGCCGCGGTGCAGAGCGCGATCCCCGACCTGCCGCGCGCCGCGCTGAAGCTGGTCGAGCTCGGTATCCATCACGAACAGCAGCATCAGGAACTGCTGCTCACCGATGTGAAGCATCTTTTCGCGCAAAATCCACTCGGCCCCGCGGTGTGGGAAAAAGACGCAATCGCGAATGAAGTTGCGCAGATTTCCGCGGTTTCGGCCGATGCGGGACCGATGCGCTGGATCAAGGGCGCCGAGGGCGTCGTGCGGATCGGCCACGCCGGCGAGGATTTCGCATTCGACTGTGAACTTCCGCAGTTTTCGGCGCTTCTGACCCCGCACGCGCTCGCCAGCCGCCTGGTCACCAACGGCGAGTGGCAGGCGTTCATCGCCGACGGCGGCTATCACACGCCGTCGCTCTGGCTCGCCGACGGCTGGGCCTGGGTGCAGGAGCAGGATGTCCACGCACCCGCCTATTGGCACGAGGGGCGGCAGTTCACCCTCGCGGGCTGGCAGGCGATCGACCCCGCCGCCCCGGTGACGCACATCAGCTTCTTTGAGGCCGACGCCTTCGCCGGCTGGGCCGGCGCGCGCCTGCCGACCGAGTTCGAATGGGAGGCCGCAGCATCGGCGCTCGACCCGCACGGCGGCGCCCAGCTCGACGCCGCGGGTCCCGTCCAGCCCGCCGCGCTCGCCGGCGACACCGAACCGCAACAGATGTTCGGCAGCGTGTGGGAATGGACCGGCAGCGCCTATCGCCCCTATCCCGGCTTCCGCGCCGCGCCCGGCGCGGTCGGCGAATATAATGGCAAGTTCATGAGCGGCCAGTTCGTGCTGCGCGGCGGCAGCGTCGCGACCCCGCGCGGCCATATACGCGCCTCCTACCGCAATTTCTTCTACCCCCACCAGCGCTGGCAATTCACCGGCGTCCGCCTCGCAAAGGATCTTTGA